The proteins below are encoded in one region of Canis lupus familiaris isolate Mischka breed German Shepherd chromosome 21, alternate assembly UU_Cfam_GSD_1.0, whole genome shotgun sequence:
- the KCNE3 gene encoding potassium voltage-gated channel subfamily E member 3, translating into METTNGTETWYESLHAVLKALNATLHSNLLCRPGSDNLTGERRASLPGRDDNSYMYILFVMFLFAATVGSLILGYTRSRKVDKRSDPYHVYIKNRVSMI; encoded by the coding sequence ATGGAGACCACCAACGGGACTGAGACCTGGTATGAGAGCCTGCACGCAGTGCTGAAGGCTCTAAACGCCACTCTTCACAGCAACTTGCTCTGCCGGCCAGGGTCAGACAACCTGACTGGGGAGCGGCGGGCCAGCCTACCTGGCCGTGATGACAACTCCTACATGTACATTCTCTTTGTCATGTTTCTATTTGCTGCCACCGTGGGCAGCCTCATCCTGGGATATACCCGCTCCCGCAAAGTGGACAAACGCAGTGACCCCTATCATGTGTATATCAAGAACCGTGTGTCTATGATCTGA